Proteins encoded together in one Hymenobacter monticola window:
- the guaA gene encoding glutamine-hydrolyzing GMP synthase, which yields MERLIILDFGSQYTQLIARRIRELHVFCEIHPYTHAPNLVLSDDIRGVILSGSPCSVREEGAPNPDLSHLLGHVPVLGVCYGAQLLAQQGGGEVLPATIREYGRARLTSLDGGSALLTDMHTDSQVWMSHGDTIKVLPAGYDIIASTPEVDVAAFKIEGQETYGIQFHPEVTHSTEGKVLLHNFVVNICQCAQSWTPDHFVDSAVEALQHTIGPDDQVILGLSGGVDSSVAALLLHRAIGPRLHGIFVDNGLLRQDEFATVLKAYEGLGLNVTGVNAAPEFYAALAGISDPEGKRKAIGRTFIEVFDREAQKVQGARWLAQGTIYPDVIESVSVKGPAVTIKSHHNVGGLPEKMNLKIVEPLRMLFKDEVREVGAALELPAEILNRHPFPGPGLGIRILGDITPEKVDLLQRADGVFINLLKQHGLYEHVWQAGAMLLPVQSVGVMGDERTYERVVALRAVTSVDGMTADWAHLPYDFLAEVSNKIINQVRGINRVVYDISSKPPATIEWE from the coding sequence ATGGAACGACTTATCATCCTCGATTTCGGCTCGCAGTACACGCAATTGATAGCCCGGCGCATCCGCGAATTGCACGTGTTCTGCGAAATTCACCCCTACACCCACGCCCCGAACCTCGTCCTCAGCGACGATATTCGGGGCGTTATTCTTTCCGGCTCGCCCTGCTCGGTGCGCGAGGAAGGCGCGCCCAACCCCGACCTGAGCCACCTGCTCGGCCACGTGCCGGTGCTGGGCGTGTGCTACGGCGCGCAACTGCTGGCCCAGCAGGGCGGGGGCGAGGTGCTGCCCGCCACCATCCGCGAGTACGGCCGCGCCCGGTTGACGTCGCTGGACGGGGGCTCGGCGCTGCTCACCGACATGCACACCGACTCGCAAGTGTGGATGTCGCACGGCGACACCATTAAGGTATTGCCGGCGGGCTACGACATCATTGCCAGCACGCCGGAAGTGGACGTGGCCGCCTTCAAAATCGAAGGCCAGGAAACCTACGGCATCCAGTTCCACCCCGAGGTGACGCACTCCACCGAAGGCAAGGTGCTGCTGCACAACTTCGTGGTAAACATCTGCCAGTGCGCCCAAAGCTGGACGCCCGACCACTTCGTGGATTCGGCCGTCGAAGCGCTACAGCACACCATCGGCCCCGACGACCAGGTAATTCTGGGCCTCTCGGGCGGCGTGGATAGCAGCGTGGCGGCCCTGCTGCTGCACCGCGCCATCGGCCCGCGCCTGCACGGCATCTTCGTGGATAACGGCCTGCTGCGGCAGGACGAGTTTGCCACGGTGCTCAAAGCCTACGAAGGCCTGGGCCTGAACGTGACCGGCGTGAACGCCGCGCCCGAATTCTACGCCGCCCTGGCCGGCATCAGCGACCCCGAGGGCAAGCGCAAGGCCATTGGCCGCACGTTCATCGAGGTGTTCGACCGCGAGGCGCAGAAGGTGCAGGGCGCCCGCTGGCTGGCCCAGGGCACTATCTATCCGGATGTGATTGAGTCGGTGTCGGTGAAGGGCCCGGCCGTGACCATCAAGAGCCACCACAACGTGGGCGGCCTGCCCGAGAAGATGAACCTGAAAATTGTGGAGCCGCTGCGCATGCTCTTCAAGGATGAGGTGCGCGAAGTGGGCGCGGCACTGGAGCTGCCGGCTGAAATCCTCAACCGCCACCCCTTCCCCGGCCCCGGCCTGGGCATCCGCATCCTCGGCGACATCACCCCCGAGAAGGTGGACCTGCTGCAGCGCGCCGACGGCGTGTTCATCAACCTGCTGAAGCAGCACGGCCTGTATGAGCACGTGTGGCAGGCCGGCGCCATGCTGCTGCCCGTGCAAAGCGTGGGTGTGATGGGCGACGAGCGCACCTACGAGCGGGTAGTGGCCCTGCGCGCCGTGACCAGCGTGGACGGCATGACCGCCGACTGGGCCCACCTGCCCTACGATTTCCTGGCCGAGGTGAGCAACAAGATTATCAACCAAGTGCGCGGCATCAACCGCGTGGTCTACGATATTTCGAGCAAGCCGCCGGCTACTATTGAGTGGGAATAG
- the fsa gene encoding fructose-6-phosphate aldolase: MKFFLDTANLDEIREAVELGVLDGVTTNPSLMAKEGIKGLDAVMAHYRQICELVDGDVSAEVIATDFDGIVREGEALADLHPNIVVKVPMIKEGIKAIKYFADKGIKTNCTLVFTAGQALLAAKAGATYVSPFVGRLDDIGHDGLQLIEQIVQIFSNYGYPTEVLAASVRHVPHLIQCAEIGADVVTCPLNVITGLLNHPLTDKGLATFLADHKKVNS, encoded by the coding sequence ATGAAATTCTTTCTCGACACCGCCAACCTCGATGAAATCCGCGAAGCCGTAGAGCTGGGCGTCCTCGACGGCGTGACCACCAATCCTTCGCTCATGGCCAAAGAAGGCATCAAAGGCCTCGATGCCGTGATGGCCCACTACCGCCAAATCTGCGAGCTGGTGGACGGCGATGTGTCGGCCGAAGTCATTGCTACTGACTTCGATGGCATCGTGCGCGAGGGCGAGGCCCTGGCCGACCTGCACCCCAACATCGTGGTGAAAGTGCCCATGATTAAGGAAGGCATCAAGGCCATTAAGTACTTCGCCGACAAAGGCATCAAAACCAACTGCACGCTGGTGTTCACCGCTGGCCAGGCCCTGCTGGCCGCCAAGGCCGGCGCCACTTACGTGTCGCCCTTCGTGGGCCGCCTGGATGACATCGGCCACGACGGCCTGCAGCTCATCGAGCAGATTGTGCAGATTTTCAGCAACTACGGCTACCCCACCGAAGTGCTGGCCGCCTCGGTGCGCCACGTGCCCCACCTCATTCAGTGCGCCGAAATTGGCGCCGACGTGGTGACCTGCCCGCTCAACGTCATCACCGGCCTGCTCAACCACCCGCTCACGGACAAGGGCCTGGCCACCTTCCTGGCCGACCATAAAAAAGTAAATTCTTAG
- a CDS encoding fructose-6-phosphate aldolase, which yields MYIIKVKGKAKIPDYIQLRDEAFVLIAYFRADRPLKDLHRYGLEGKETELAAVISGLEFGKLQPLSL from the coding sequence GTGTACATCATCAAAGTAAAAGGCAAGGCCAAAATTCCGGATTACATCCAACTGCGGGACGAGGCTTTCGTGCTGATTGCCTACTTCCGGGCCGACCGGCCGCTGAAGGACCTGCACCGCTACGGCCTGGAAGGCAAGGAAACCGAGCTGGCGGCGGTTATTTCGGGGCTGGAATTTGGCAAACTGCAGCCGCTGAGCTTGTAA
- a CDS encoding cell division ATP-binding protein FtsE translates to MTENVIELHDATIMQEEQAVLQGVTFALEKGAFCYLVGRTGSGKSSLLKTLYADLPLQSGMGTVAGFPLAKLPASKVPYLRRRLGIVFQDFQLLSDRTVAENLLFVLNATGWKGKAKKQQRVSDVLTQVGLNGAANRMPHRLSGGEQQRVVIARAMLNEPVLLLADEPTGNLDPEVSDSIMRLFAEINNAGTAILMATHNFQLLEKYPHRVLTCKDGELLDSARQPQ, encoded by the coding sequence ATGACCGAAAATGTGATTGAGCTGCACGACGCCACCATTATGCAGGAGGAGCAGGCCGTGCTACAGGGCGTGACGTTCGCGCTGGAAAAGGGCGCCTTCTGCTACCTGGTGGGCCGTACCGGCTCGGGCAAGTCGTCGCTGCTAAAAACACTGTATGCCGACCTGCCGCTGCAAAGCGGCATGGGCACCGTGGCCGGCTTCCCGCTGGCGAAGCTGCCGGCCAGCAAGGTGCCGTATCTGCGCCGCCGGCTGGGCATTGTGTTCCAAGACTTTCAGCTGCTTTCGGACCGCACGGTGGCCGAAAACCTCCTGTTTGTGCTCAACGCCACTGGCTGGAAAGGCAAGGCCAAAAAGCAACAGCGCGTGAGTGATGTACTTACGCAAGTAGGCCTCAACGGGGCCGCCAACCGCATGCCGCACCGCCTCTCGGGCGGCGAGCAGCAGCGCGTGGTCATTGCCCGCGCCATGCTCAACGAGCCCGTGCTGCTGCTGGCCGACGAGCCCACCGGCAACCTCGACCCCGAGGTATCGGACAGCATTATGCGCCTGTTTGCAGAAATAAACAACGCCGGCACAGCCATTTTGATGGCTACGCACAACTTTCAGCTGCTGGAGAAATACCCCCACCGCGTGCTCACCTGCAAGGACGGTGAACTGCTGGATTCGGCCCGGCAGCCGCAATAG
- a CDS encoding glycosyltransferase family 2 protein, with protein MTVGLSVLIPVYNWEVEALVRALLAQQSDWPGPVEVLLFDDGSRPEILTANRPLGALPCVHYRELPRNVGRAAIRNQLAAAAQHEWLLLLDNDSLPPDAQFLARYAAAVDRAEVIIGGTRYRAAPPADPALHLRWLYGQAREARPAAVRQAAPYGQLTINNALIRTDVFRRFALDEGLSGYGHEDTKFGLALAAAGTPLLHIDNPVLHEGLEPAVVFLQKSEQAVRNLAQLYRTESLGTESRLLQMALRLKRLGLAGAARATLSVTAPALRRQLLSAQPQLRAFDLLKLFWLLRELA; from the coding sequence ATGACCGTTGGCCTCTCCGTGCTGATTCCGGTTTACAATTGGGAAGTGGAGGCCCTGGTGCGGGCGCTACTGGCGCAACAATCCGACTGGCCCGGCCCGGTCGAAGTCCTGCTTTTCGACGACGGCTCCCGGCCTGAAATCCTGACTGCCAACCGACCACTGGGCGCGCTGCCTTGCGTGCACTACCGCGAACTGCCGCGCAACGTGGGCCGAGCCGCCATCCGCAACCAGCTGGCCGCCGCTGCGCAACACGAGTGGCTGCTGCTGCTCGACAACGACAGCCTGCCGCCCGATGCGCAGTTTCTGGCCCGCTACGCGGCGGCTGTGGACCGGGCCGAGGTAATCATTGGCGGCACCCGCTACCGCGCCGCGCCGCCGGCCGACCCGGCGTTGCACTTGCGCTGGCTGTATGGCCAAGCCCGGGAGGCGCGGCCCGCCGCCGTGCGCCAAGCCGCGCCTTACGGCCAGCTTACCATCAACAACGCGCTGATTCGAACCGACGTTTTTCGTCGGTTTGCGCTGGATGAGGGCCTGAGCGGCTACGGACACGAAGACACCAAATTCGGCCTGGCGCTGGCAGCAGCGGGCACACCGCTGCTGCACATCGACAACCCCGTGCTGCACGAGGGCTTGGAGCCGGCCGTCGTTTTCCTGCAAAAGAGCGAACAAGCCGTGCGCAATCTGGCCCAGTTGTACCGCACCGAAAGTCTGGGCACCGAGTCGCGCCTGCTGCAAATGGCCCTGCGCCTGAAGCGACTGGGGCTGGCCGGAGCCGCCCGTGCGACACTAAGCGTGACGGCTCCGGCACTACGCCGGCAGCTGCTCTCGGCGCAGCCCCAATTGCGGGCTTTCGACCTGCTGAAACTGTTCTGGCTGCTGCGGGAGTTGGCCTGA
- a CDS encoding DegT/DnrJ/EryC1/StrS family aminotransferase, protein MILPAPPSPILLLDLAAEHAALQPTLNDAMQEVLDSAAFIQGPAVGQFAAELGAHLGGVHVVPCANGTDALTLALMSLELPAGAEVITPAFTYVATLEAAALMGLRPVLVDVLPDTFNIDPAAVEAAITPRTGAIVAVHLFGQCADLEALRAISQRHGVALIEDNAQALGATFQMPNGETAFAGAVGEVGTTSFFPSKNLGCLGDGGALLTREAARAALLQQLANHGQSQKYHHQRIGLNSRLDTLQAALLRVKLRQLPHNTAARQAVAARYDDALDGVAGVVIPARDPRSTHVFHQYTIQVTDSGRRDDLQHFLKSCGVPTMIYYPLPVHAQPAYAYLGYRAGQFPVAEQLCQSVLSLPIHPLLAVAQQEYVVHILTQALA, encoded by the coding sequence GTGATACTTCCCGCCCCGCCCTCCCCCATCCTATTGCTCGATTTGGCCGCTGAACACGCGGCCCTGCAGCCGACCCTCAACGATGCCATGCAGGAGGTGCTGGATTCGGCGGCTTTCATCCAGGGTCCGGCCGTGGGGCAGTTTGCCGCGGAGCTAGGTGCGCACCTGGGCGGCGTGCACGTGGTGCCCTGCGCCAATGGCACCGACGCCCTCACCCTGGCCCTGATGAGCCTGGAGCTGCCTGCTGGCGCCGAAGTCATCACGCCTGCCTTCACCTACGTGGCCACGCTGGAAGCGGCGGCACTGATGGGACTGCGCCCGGTGCTGGTGGACGTGCTGCCCGACACGTTCAACATCGACCCGGCGGCTGTGGAAGCCGCCATCACGCCGCGCACCGGCGCCATTGTGGCGGTGCATCTGTTCGGCCAGTGCGCCGATTTGGAAGCCCTGCGGGCCATTTCTCAGCGGCACGGCGTGGCTCTGATTGAAGACAACGCGCAGGCCTTGGGCGCCACCTTCCAAATGCCGAATGGCGAGACGGCTTTTGCCGGCGCGGTAGGCGAAGTAGGCACCACGTCCTTTTTCCCCTCCAAAAACCTCGGCTGCCTCGGCGACGGCGGCGCCCTGCTCACCCGTGAAGCTGCCCGCGCCGCGCTGCTTCAGCAGCTCGCCAACCATGGCCAGAGCCAGAAATACCACCACCAGCGCATCGGCCTCAACTCCCGCCTCGACACCTTGCAAGCTGCGCTGCTACGCGTGAAGCTGCGGCAGTTGCCGCACAACACGGCCGCCCGCCAGGCCGTAGCCGCCCGCTACGACGACGCGTTGGACGGCGTGGCGGGCGTTGTAATTCCGGCCCGAGACCCGCGCAGCACGCACGTCTTCCACCAATACACCATTCAGGTGACGGACTCCGGTCGGCGCGACGACTTGCAGCATTTCCTCAAAAGCTGCGGCGTGCCGACCATGATTTACTACCCGCTGCCGGTGCACGCCCAGCCGGCGTATGCCTACCTGGGCTACCGCGCGGGGCAGTTTCCGGTGGCGGAACAGTTGTGCCAATCGGTACTGTCGCTGCCGATTCATCCGCTGCTGGCGGTGGCGCAGCAGGAGTATGTTGTCCATATATTGACGCAAGCGTTGGCATAA
- a CDS encoding Gfo/Idh/MocA family protein, protein MTNSLPVRFAICGVGHIGRRHAALVARHDGAELAALIDTRADLQPGLAAEFPGVPFFTSLEEYLQTGPAADVLTVATPNGLHAPQAVAGLRHGLHVVIEKPIALHKADAETIVHTALQTGRLVFGVMQNRYSPPAAWLKQVVDEGRLGQVFLVQLNCFWNRDARYYKSGGWKGTQTLDGGTLFTQFSHFVDLLYWVFGDITNIGARFRDFTHEGLTEFEDSGLVTFDLVRGGSGTLSYSTAVWDRNLESSLTVVAERGSLRIAGQYMDKVEYCHLEGYEMPELPATNPANNYGAFQGSAANHVQVIENVVDTVQRRSFATTNALEGLKVVEIIERIYALRPIIKHG, encoded by the coding sequence TTGACGAATTCATTACCCGTCCGCTTCGCCATTTGCGGCGTGGGCCACATTGGCCGCCGCCACGCCGCGCTGGTGGCCCGCCACGACGGCGCCGAGCTAGCCGCCCTGATTGACACCCGCGCCGACCTGCAGCCCGGCCTCGCCGCCGAGTTTCCCGGTGTGCCCTTCTTCACTTCGCTCGAAGAGTACCTGCAAACCGGCCCTGCCGCCGACGTACTCACCGTGGCTACGCCCAACGGCCTGCACGCTCCGCAGGCGGTGGCGGGCCTGCGCCACGGCCTGCACGTCGTCATCGAAAAGCCCATTGCCCTGCACAAGGCCGACGCCGAAACCATCGTGCACACGGCCCTGCAAACCGGCCGGCTCGTGTTTGGCGTGATGCAGAACCGCTACTCGCCCCCGGCCGCCTGGCTCAAGCAGGTGGTGGATGAAGGCCGGCTGGGCCAGGTGTTTCTGGTGCAGCTAAACTGCTTCTGGAACCGCGACGCGCGCTACTACAAGTCGGGTGGCTGGAAAGGCACCCAAACCCTCGACGGCGGCACGCTCTTCACCCAGTTCAGCCACTTCGTCGATTTGCTGTACTGGGTGTTTGGCGACATCACCAACATTGGGGCCCGCTTCCGCGACTTCACCCACGAAGGACTGACCGAGTTCGAAGACAGCGGCCTCGTCACCTTCGACCTCGTGCGCGGCGGAAGCGGCACGCTCAGCTACAGCACCGCCGTGTGGGACCGCAACCTCGAAAGCTCCCTCACCGTGGTGGCCGAGCGCGGCAGCCTGCGCATCGCCGGCCAGTACATGGACAAGGTAGAATACTGCCACCTCGAGGGCTACGAAATGCCCGAGCTGCCCGCCACCAACCCCGCCAATAACTACGGCGCCTTTCAGGGCTCGGCCGCCAATCACGTGCAAGTCATCGAAAACGTGGTGGACACCGTGCAGCGCCGCAGCTTCGCCACAACGAATGCGCTGGAAGGGCTGAAAGTGGTGGAAATCATTGAGCGGATTTACGCGCTGCGTCCCATAATAAAACATGGCTAA
- a CDS encoding DUF3078 domain-containing protein, whose amino-acid sequence MKLLLPVALGLQLLAVMARAQTTPTVIPDPVPTAPAPEPLWRKSLKTGLGLNESLLSTNWRGGGVNTIGFNALANAKANRKTGAHSFDNEADFLFAFSQTKGLGYRKNQDRLFLDTKYGWAMSEKWNMFVSLNLLTQFAPGYKYDQDAAGLDRARLTSDFFAPAFLTAAYGFEYRPAPYFHLRLAPFAPRLTVVNRADRFVAILGDTPYGVNPGHSTRWEILAAQILAEFDKNISPNVNLKARYLLFANYKNINPQEIDHRLDLGLTAKVGKYVNVALTGIALYDYDQDHGLQYSQGLTIGVAYAVQNFADAKK is encoded by the coding sequence ATGAAACTGCTGCTACCGGTTGCCTTGGGGCTGCAATTGCTGGCCGTCATGGCCCGCGCCCAAACCACGCCTACCGTAATCCCCGACCCTGTGCCGACGGCCCCCGCGCCCGAGCCGCTCTGGCGCAAGAGCCTCAAAACCGGGTTGGGACTGAACGAGTCGCTGCTGAGCACCAACTGGCGCGGCGGCGGCGTCAACACCATCGGCTTCAACGCCTTGGCTAACGCCAAAGCCAACCGCAAAACCGGAGCCCATAGCTTCGACAACGAAGCCGATTTCCTGTTCGCCTTCTCCCAAACCAAGGGCCTGGGCTACCGCAAAAACCAGGACCGGCTGTTTCTCGACACCAAGTACGGCTGGGCCATGAGCGAGAAATGGAACATGTTCGTGTCGCTGAACCTGCTCACCCAATTCGCGCCCGGCTACAAGTACGACCAGGACGCCGCTGGCCTCGACCGCGCCCGCCTCACGTCGGATTTCTTCGCGCCCGCCTTCCTCACGGCCGCCTACGGCTTCGAATACCGCCCGGCGCCCTACTTCCACCTGCGCCTGGCCCCATTTGCCCCGCGCCTCACCGTGGTAAACCGCGCCGACCGGTTCGTGGCCATCCTCGGCGACACGCCTTACGGCGTGAACCCCGGCCACAGCACCCGCTGGGAAATCCTGGCCGCCCAAATCCTGGCCGAATTTGATAAAAACATCAGCCCCAACGTCAACCTCAAGGCCCGCTACCTGCTGTTTGCCAACTACAAAAATATCAACCCGCAGGAAATCGACCACCGCCTCGACCTCGGCCTCACCGCCAAAGTGGGTAAATATGTGAACGTGGCCCTCACCGGCATCGCGCTCTATGATTATGACCAGGACCACGGCTTGCAATACTCGCAGGGCCTGACCATCGGGGTGGCGTATGCGGTGCAGAATTTCGCGGACGCGAAGAAGTAG
- a CDS encoding BLUF domain-containing protein, translated as MGLYQLLYQSEALMAFDTPELLALLHQCRTRNAAQNITGLLLYAADGRFMQLLEGEQAAVLSLYHQRIARDPRHFKFRVLSEGPCRERTFDSWAMSFRPAPGQDFRELPGYVAPDDPSRLVPRPHTQLEFIALLLDFLIEHERVPWLNKP; from the coding sequence ATGGGACTTTATCAGCTGTTGTATCAAAGCGAGGCGCTCATGGCTTTCGACACGCCGGAGCTGCTGGCCCTGCTACACCAGTGCCGTACCCGCAACGCCGCCCAGAATATTACCGGGTTATTGCTGTACGCCGCCGACGGGCGGTTTATGCAGCTTTTGGAAGGCGAGCAAGCAGCTGTTCTCTCCCTTTACCACCAGCGCATTGCCCGCGACCCGCGCCACTTCAAGTTCCGGGTGTTGAGCGAAGGCCCGTGCCGGGAGCGCACGTTCGACTCCTGGGCCATGAGCTTTCGCCCGGCACCGGGCCAGGATTTTCGGGAGCTGCCGGGCTACGTAGCGCCCGACGACCCTTCCCGGCTGGTGCCCCGGCCCCACACGCAGCTGGAATTCATTGCCTTGCTGCTCGACTTCCTCATCGAACACGAGCGGGTGCCCTGGCTAAACAAGCCCTGA
- a CDS encoding PD-(D/E)XK nuclease family protein yields MTARPASYPAVAPAPPAAGTFLATIARELLDRYGSGPLDELSDIVVVVPTRRAVVYLKNELALALPGAAPLWAPRVAAMEDYMVELAGVQVEEPIALQLLLYDILKGIDTKLDFDQFVGWAGLLLNDFSNLDQNLAPTHEVFDYLTEAKALERWDISELPPKSQAAAHSFGFWNQLERVYHELKRRMLGNHLAYPGLAYRRAVEKLEKALKDPAAPEPARHVFVGLGNLSASEEKLIRLLLNAGRAEVRFDADPFYLEKNSPNRAGQHLRRYFERWKLPLDNFGGGVEYLRGTPHHVRYLGVANPSMQGKLAGQLLAEARRNHPDATVAVVLPDETLLLPVLHGLPPDEVPDYNVTMGLSFQATPLFNLVDLLFEVHLTGIREGSQETGYGVPRYHHLAVSKLLSHPFLRRYQQWQDRQADEPQYHGILDQICREIVRVNAVLLPASELLKMGAHHPLIEALFKTWNNCDDIIAACNTLIDLLKQVYADQQGGIEAEYLYLFYTLVKQLDSAFDCREQRLSVRSFRRFLYEQMGRTRLPFSGEPLADVQVMGLLETRALDFDHLIILSCNEGVLPAPKKQQSLFPYDVLTEFKLPTYADAEAITAYNFWRLLQRAQRVDLVHVLPGAEGIKSGERSRFLLQLENDLLLQNPQLTLEDLTVTVEGPETETGVDQYEGDLILEKDPEMLAALRGVLERNISPSRLNDFLACSLRFYFSKVARFHETDAVEETLEASSFGTMVHEALEKLMEPFAQDARPITADDIPELIRQAPAEVQKALRQEETEKHARADEGLNHVYGQVASRLVVRLLESLTEQPGLLPIRLFGLEKELAATVFVDVPGQTEQLAVRLFGFADRVDELPDGRLRVVDYKSGKVERRDLQLRGSGNKLSPAEAVDRLLHEASSSADKVRQLWLYRLMLAHTAHRETADTSILSLRNINEGLLSADLSFLTEGGEDFVAVSEGLVRKIVLRILDPAEPIRKTDDFTKCEYCPYKGICAR; encoded by the coding sequence ATGACTGCCCGCCCTGCCTCCTACCCCGCTGTTGCTCCCGCCCCGCCGGCCGCCGGCACTTTTCTGGCCACCATTGCCCGGGAACTGCTCGACCGCTACGGCTCCGGCCCGCTCGATGAGCTGTCCGACATCGTGGTGGTGGTGCCCACCCGCCGGGCCGTGGTGTACCTGAAGAACGAGCTGGCGCTGGCCTTGCCCGGCGCGGCCCCGCTGTGGGCCCCGCGCGTGGCCGCCATGGAAGACTACATGGTGGAGCTGGCCGGCGTGCAGGTCGAAGAGCCCATTGCCCTGCAGCTGCTGCTGTATGACATCCTCAAAGGCATCGACACCAAGCTCGACTTTGACCAGTTTGTGGGCTGGGCCGGACTGCTGCTCAACGACTTCTCCAACCTCGACCAGAACCTGGCCCCCACCCACGAAGTCTTCGACTACCTCACCGAAGCCAAGGCCTTGGAGCGCTGGGACATCAGCGAGCTGCCGCCCAAAAGCCAGGCCGCCGCGCACTCCTTCGGCTTCTGGAACCAGCTGGAGCGCGTATACCACGAGCTGAAGCGCCGCATGCTGGGCAACCACCTCGCCTACCCCGGCCTGGCCTACCGCCGCGCCGTGGAAAAGCTGGAAAAGGCCCTGAAAGACCCCGCCGCGCCCGAGCCCGCCCGCCACGTGTTCGTGGGCCTGGGTAATTTGTCGGCCTCGGAAGAAAAGCTCATCCGCCTGCTGCTCAACGCCGGCCGGGCCGAAGTGCGCTTCGACGCCGACCCATTTTACCTCGAAAAGAACTCGCCCAACCGCGCCGGCCAGCACCTGCGCCGCTACTTTGAGCGCTGGAAGCTGCCGCTCGATAACTTCGGCGGGGGCGTGGAGTACCTGCGCGGTACGCCCCACCACGTGCGCTATCTGGGCGTGGCTAACCCCAGCATGCAAGGCAAACTGGCCGGCCAGCTCCTGGCCGAAGCCCGCCGCAACCACCCCGACGCCACCGTGGCCGTGGTGCTGCCCGACGAAACCCTGCTGCTGCCCGTGCTGCACGGCCTGCCGCCCGACGAGGTGCCCGACTACAACGTGACCATGGGTCTGAGCTTCCAGGCCACGCCGCTGTTCAACCTGGTCGACTTGCTGTTCGAGGTGCACCTGACGGGCATTCGGGAAGGCAGCCAGGAAACCGGCTACGGCGTGCCCCGCTACCACCACCTGGCCGTGAGCAAGCTGCTCTCGCACCCCTTCCTGCGCCGCTACCAGCAGTGGCAGGACCGCCAGGCTGACGAGCCCCAGTACCACGGCATCTTGGACCAGATTTGCCGCGAAATTGTGCGCGTGAATGCCGTGCTGCTGCCCGCCTCGGAGTTGCTGAAGATGGGCGCCCACCACCCGCTTATCGAGGCCCTGTTCAAAACCTGGAACAACTGCGACGACATCATTGCCGCCTGCAACACGCTGATTGATTTACTAAAACAAGTATATGCCGACCAGCAGGGTGGCATCGAAGCCGAGTACCTCTACCTGTTCTACACCCTCGTCAAGCAGCTCGATTCGGCCTTCGACTGCCGCGAGCAGCGCCTGTCGGTGCGCTCGTTTCGCCGCTTCCTCTACGAGCAGATGGGCCGCACCCGCCTGCCTTTTTCGGGCGAGCCGCTGGCCGACGTGCAGGTGATGGGCCTGCTTGAAACCCGAGCCCTCGATTTCGACCACCTCATCATCCTCAGTTGCAACGAAGGCGTGCTGCCCGCGCCCAAAAAGCAGCAGTCGCTTTTCCCCTACGACGTCCTCACCGAGTTTAAGCTCCCCACCTACGCCGACGCCGAGGCCATCACCGCCTACAACTTCTGGCGCCTGCTCCAGCGCGCCCAGCGCGTCGACCTCGTGCACGTGCTGCCCGGCGCCGAGGGCATCAAAAGCGGCGAGCGCAGCCGGTTTTTATTGCAACTGGAAAACGACCTGTTGCTCCAAAACCCGCAGCTCACGCTCGAAGACCTGACCGTGACGGTGGAAGGCCCGGAAACGGAAACGGGCGTGGACCAGTACGAGGGCGACCTCATTCTGGAAAAGGACCCCGAAATGCTGGCCGCCCTGCGCGGCGTGCTCGAACGCAACATCTCGCCCTCCCGCCTCAACGACTTCCTGGCCTGCTCGCTGCGGTTTTACTTCTCGAAAGTGGCCCGCTTCCACGAAACCGACGCCGTGGAGGAAACGCTGGAAGCCAGCAGCTTCGGCACCATGGTGCACGAGGCGCTGGAAAAGTTGATGGAGCCCTTCGCCCAGGACGCCCGCCCCATCACGGCCGACGACATTCCCGAGCTCATCCGCCAGGCCCCAGCCGAGGTGCAAAAGGCCCTGCGCCAGGAAGAAACCGAAAAGCACGCCCGTGCCGATGAAGGCCTCAACCACGTGTACGGCCAAGTGGCCAGCCGCCTCGTGGTGCGTCTGCTCGAAAGCCTCACCGAGCAGCCCGGCCTGCTGCCCATCCGCTTATTTGGCTTGGAAAAAGAGCTGGCCGCCACCGTTTTCGTGGACGTGCCCGGCCAAACCGAGCAATTGGCCGTGCGCCTGTTCGGCTTCGCCGACCGCGTGGACGAGCTGCCCGACGGCCGCCTGCGCGTGGTCGACTACAAATCGGGCAAAGTGGAGCGCCGCGACCTGCAGCTGCGCGGCTCCGGCAACAAGCTCAGCCCCGCCGAAGCCGTGGACCGCCTCCTGCACGAAGCCAGCAGCAGCGCCGACAAAGTGCGCCAGCTCTGGCTCTACCGCCTCATGCTGGCCCACACCGCCCACCGCGAAACGGCCGATACCTCCATCCTCTCCCTGCGCAACATCAACGAAGGCCTGCTTTCCGCCGACCTCAGCTTCCTCACCGAAGGCGGTGAAGACTTCGTAGCCGTTTCCGAAGGCCTGGTGCGTAAGATTGTGCTCCGCATCCTCGACCCCGCCGAGCCCATCCGCAAAACCGACGACTTCACCAAGTGCGAATACTGCCCGTACAAAGGCATTTGCGCCCGCTAG